The following coding sequences are from one Arthrobacter sp. 24S4-2 window:
- a CDS encoding PLP-dependent aspartate aminotransferase family protein: protein MSLSEQQVAALSAETVVVAAGRPPRKRDEPVNQPIVLSSTYFGTGPLADGDRGYGRYSNPTWDPLEEALGQLEGASLPGLLYASGLAAVSSALSLIPAGGVLVMPSHSYAGSLVMATELADKGLFELRTVDIEDTDAVKALLAPADGKAASMLWLESPTNPMLGIADIRALTAAAREAGAMVVTDNTFSTPLVQQPLSLGSDVVLHSVTKYLAGHSDVVLGALVTSDAAIRSTLLHHRIIHGGIAGPFEAWLALRGLRTLALRIERSQASAAVLAERLSGHPRIEGIRFPGLASDPGHERAKSQMKSFGSVLCVQIAPAGGLSRADTADKLVRALRLWLPATSLGGVESLIERRRRHAAEPVSVPDNLVRLSVGIENVEDLWADLEQALEALDG from the coding sequence ATGAGTCTTTCCGAACAGCAAGTTGCCGCGCTGTCGGCTGAAACGGTGGTTGTGGCCGCCGGCCGCCCGCCCCGCAAACGCGATGAACCGGTCAACCAGCCCATCGTGCTGTCCTCCACTTATTTCGGAACCGGGCCGCTCGCCGACGGTGACCGCGGCTATGGGCGTTACTCCAACCCCACCTGGGATCCGCTCGAAGAAGCCTTGGGCCAACTGGAGGGTGCTTCGCTCCCCGGCCTGCTGTACGCCTCCGGGCTCGCCGCGGTGAGCTCGGCACTGTCGCTCATCCCGGCCGGCGGAGTGCTGGTCATGCCCTCGCACAGCTATGCCGGCTCCCTGGTGATGGCCACCGAACTCGCGGACAAGGGGCTGTTCGAACTCCGCACCGTGGACATCGAGGACACGGACGCCGTAAAGGCGTTGCTGGCTCCGGCCGACGGCAAGGCGGCCAGCATGCTGTGGCTGGAGAGCCCCACCAACCCGATGCTGGGGATCGCGGACATCCGTGCCCTGACCGCTGCCGCCCGCGAGGCCGGCGCGATGGTTGTCACCGACAACACCTTTTCCACCCCGCTGGTCCAGCAGCCGCTGAGCCTGGGCTCCGACGTCGTCCTGCATTCGGTCACCAAGTACCTCGCCGGGCACTCCGACGTCGTCCTCGGAGCGCTCGTGACGTCGGACGCCGCGATCCGCTCAACGCTGCTGCACCACCGCATCATCCACGGCGGCATTGCCGGACCGTTCGAAGCGTGGCTGGCCCTGCGGGGACTGCGGACGCTTGCGCTGCGGATCGAACGTTCCCAGGCGTCGGCAGCCGTGCTCGCAGAGCGGCTGAGCGGGCACCCGCGTATTGAGGGCATCCGGTTCCCGGGGCTGGCCTCGGATCCCGGCCACGAACGCGCCAAGTCACAGATGAAGAGCTTCGGTTCCGTACTGTGCGTGCAGATCGCCCCGGCCGGCGGCCTCAGCCGCGCTGACACCGCGGACAAGCTGGTCCGTGCGCTGCGGCTGTGGCTTCCCGCCACCTCTTTGGGCGGGGTTGAATCACTGATTGAACGACGACGCCGCCACGCGGCTGAGCCGGTCAGCGTGCCGGACAACCTGGTCCGCCTGAGCGTGGGAATTGAGAATGTCGAAGACCTTTGGGCGGATTTGGAGCAGGCACTGGAGGCTCTGGACGGCTAG
- a CDS encoding DUF2516 family protein codes for MDGKVLIYYVETGVWFVLALVAFGLEVWAFFDCLRHKANAFEAVSKRTKMFWLALTGGALAIGALSLYAGGGGSFGTLGLFGLAAVTAASVYLADVRPAVKDAGRGGSRNRGPYGPW; via the coding sequence GTGGACGGAAAAGTGTTGATTTACTACGTAGAGACCGGGGTCTGGTTCGTACTGGCGCTCGTGGCGTTTGGTCTTGAAGTGTGGGCATTCTTTGATTGCCTTCGCCACAAGGCCAACGCCTTTGAAGCTGTTTCCAAGCGGACCAAGATGTTTTGGCTGGCACTGACCGGCGGCGCCCTGGCCATTGGCGCACTGTCCCTCTATGCCGGCGGGGGTGGCAGTTTCGGCACGCTTGGCCTGTTCGGGCTTGCGGCCGTAACCGCAGCCTCGGTCTACCTTGCGGACGTCCGTCCCGCCGTGAAGGATGCCGGCCGTGGCGGCAGCCGCAACAGGGGCCCCTACGGCCCCTGGTAA
- a CDS encoding class I SAM-dependent methyltransferase, protein MVQKAERVTAAPARGGVKGGKPVGNVTRGTTNPNRMRRLDRWLTGPQAWRLRRADDPLVIDLGYGASPATAVELFERLSAVRSDVRVAGIEIEPGRVRAAKPLERKGLSFHVGGFEIPVPGQPVIVRAFNVLRQYEEADVEAIWRLVRGRLSPDGLFIDGTCDEIGRRVTWVAIDSGGPLSLSISMRFGGFALPSEIAERLPKALIHRNVPGEKIHGFLQALDKAWLDAAPLAAFGNRQRWTAMCRSMLDGGWPLADGPSRWRLGELTVGWDAVAPSA, encoded by the coding sequence GTGGTGCAGAAAGCTGAACGGGTAACCGCCGCGCCGGCCCGGGGCGGAGTCAAAGGCGGCAAGCCCGTAGGCAACGTGACGCGCGGCACCACCAACCCCAACCGGATGCGGCGCCTTGACCGGTGGCTGACCGGGCCGCAGGCGTGGCGGCTGCGCCGTGCAGACGACCCGTTGGTCATCGACCTCGGCTATGGCGCCTCTCCCGCGACCGCCGTCGAGCTCTTTGAACGTTTGTCCGCCGTGCGCTCGGATGTCCGGGTTGCCGGGATAGAGATCGAACCCGGGCGGGTCCGCGCAGCCAAGCCACTGGAACGGAAAGGGCTGAGCTTCCATGTGGGCGGATTCGAGATTCCGGTGCCGGGCCAGCCGGTGATTGTCCGTGCGTTCAACGTGCTGCGCCAGTATGAGGAAGCGGACGTGGAGGCTATCTGGCGCCTGGTGCGGGGCCGGCTAAGCCCGGACGGGCTGTTTATCGACGGCACCTGCGACGAGATCGGCCGGCGCGTGACGTGGGTGGCGATCGACTCCGGCGGGCCGCTCAGCCTGAGCATTTCCATGCGTTTCGGCGGCTTCGCGCTGCCCTCGGAGATTGCCGAACGGCTGCCGAAGGCCCTCATCCACCGGAACGTTCCCGGCGAAAAAATCCACGGCTTCCTGCAGGCACTGGACAAGGCCTGGCTGGACGCGGCGCCGCTTGCCGCGTTTGGTAACAGGCAACGGTGGACGGCCATGTGCCGGTCAATGCTCGACGGCGGCTGGCCCCTTGCGGACGGCCCGTCCCGTTGGCGGCTGGGGGAATTAACTGTCGGCTGGGACGCCGTAGCGCCCTCCGCCTAA
- a CDS encoding phosphoglyceromutase yields the protein MTYKLILLRHGHSEWNAKNLFTGWVDVDLNDQGREEAARGGELLVENNVLPDVLYTSLLKRAINTANISLDKADRGWIPVKRDWRLNERHYGALQGKDKAQTLAEYGEEQFMEWRRSYDTPPPPLDDSSEFSQAHDPRYADLGDALPRTECLKDVLVRLMPYWESDIKEDLKAGKTVLVTAHGNSLRALVKHLDGISDEAIAGLNIPTGIPLVYDLDEDFKPVKPGGTYLDPEAAAEAILAVANQGKK from the coding sequence ATGACTTACAAGCTGATTCTGCTGCGCCACGGCCACAGCGAATGGAACGCCAAGAACCTGTTCACCGGCTGGGTGGATGTCGACCTCAACGACCAGGGTCGCGAGGAAGCAGCTCGCGGTGGTGAGCTTCTGGTTGAGAACAACGTTCTCCCGGACGTCCTCTACACCTCGCTCCTGAAGCGGGCCATCAACACGGCCAACATCTCCCTGGACAAGGCCGACCGCGGCTGGATCCCGGTCAAGCGCGACTGGCGCCTGAACGAACGCCACTACGGTGCCCTGCAGGGCAAGGACAAGGCCCAGACCCTGGCCGAGTACGGTGAAGAGCAGTTCATGGAATGGCGCCGCTCCTACGACACCCCGCCGCCGCCCCTCGACGACAGCAGCGAGTTCTCCCAGGCGCATGATCCCCGCTACGCGGACCTGGGCGACGCCCTTCCGCGCACCGAATGCCTGAAGGATGTCCTTGTGCGCCTGATGCCGTACTGGGAATCGGACATCAAGGAAGACCTGAAGGCCGGCAAGACCGTCCTGGTCACCGCCCACGGCAACTCGCTGCGCGCCCTCGTCAAGCACCTTGACGGCATCAGCGACGAAGCCATCGCTGGCCTGAACATCCCCACCGGCATCCCGCTGGTATACGACCTGGACGAGGACTTCAAGCCCGTCAAGCCCGGCGGCACCTACCTCGACCCGGAGGCCGCTGCAGAAGCCATCCTCGCGGTGGCCAACCAGGGCAAGAAATAA
- the phoU gene encoding phosphate signaling complex protein PhoU yields the protein MRKVFQEELTQVGEQLVEISKLVSEAIEKATTAFEGADVDLAQDVIAADARIDFLQNSLDERAIDILALQGPVASDLRMIVGSLRMSASLERMGDLARHIAQLARLRFPTNVIPAQLEETFKRFAEQDMLIANKLTELLETRDLEVARDIMKANATVNDLHLSVFKAIARSDWSESPATTVDVALASRYFERFADHGVSVAQKVTYLVTGAWHPNSTEIG from the coding sequence GTGCGCAAGGTTTTTCAGGAGGAGCTCACCCAGGTGGGCGAACAGCTCGTCGAGATTTCAAAGCTGGTAAGCGAGGCCATTGAAAAAGCCACGACTGCTTTCGAAGGCGCGGACGTCGATCTCGCCCAGGATGTCATTGCCGCTGACGCAAGGATCGATTTCCTGCAGAACAGCCTCGACGAGCGGGCCATCGACATCCTGGCCCTGCAGGGCCCGGTGGCCAGCGACCTGCGCATGATTGTAGGATCGCTGCGGATGAGCGCGTCCCTGGAGCGCATGGGCGACCTCGCCCGGCACATCGCCCAGCTCGCCCGGCTCCGCTTCCCGACCAATGTGATCCCTGCCCAGCTCGAAGAAACGTTCAAGAGGTTCGCCGAACAGGACATGCTGATCGCGAACAAGCTCACCGAACTGCTGGAGACGCGCGACCTGGAAGTTGCCCGGGACATCATGAAGGCCAACGCCACGGTGAACGACCTCCACCTGAGCGTGTTCAAGGCAATCGCCCGCAGTGACTGGAGCGAGTCCCCGGCCACTACGGTGGATGTTGCCCTGGCCAGCCGCTACTTCGAACGATTCGCCGATCACGGCGTGTCCGTCGCGCAGAAGGTCACGTACCTCGTCACGGGCGCCTGGCACCCGAACAGCACCGAAATCGGCTGA